The sequence below is a genomic window from bacterium.
CTGGAACTGACCCGAAGGGTCAAGGATGTCGGTGCGAACGGTGCCCTCATGATCACCCCCTATTACAACAAACCTACCCAGGACGGCCTCGTCGCCCATTTCACCACCGTGGCAAAGGGGGTGGACATCCCCATCATCCTTTACAACGTACCGGGCCGCACCGGGATCAACATGCTGCCCGAAACGGTGGGCCGCCTGTCTGCCGTTCCCAACATCATAGGCCTGAAGGACGCCGCCGCGGACCTGAAACAGACCAGCTATACCAGGCGGGTTGTCCCCGATGAGTTCATCATCCTCTCAGGGGAAGACGCCCTGGTCTACCCTCTCCTCGCCGTTGGCGGGAACGGTGTGATCTCGGTGGTCTCCAACATCGTCCCCGGCGACATGGCTGCCTTGTGCCGCCTTTTTCAGGATGGCGACATGACCGGCGCAGCCGGGCTTCACCATCAGCTTTTGCCCTTGTGCGACGCCATGTTCGTGGAAACGAACCCGATCCCTGTCAAGGGCGCCCTGGCGATGATGGGTCACATCGAAAACGAATTGCGTCTGCCGCTGGTGCCCCTCACGGAAAATGGTGCGGTGAAGGTCCGCAAGGCCCTTTCAAATTACGGGCTGCTGTAGGGGGCGGAGGGAACAGGAAAGCTGACACGGGGACACGGGGAAGAACCCAGGGAGCAAGGGTGCATGGGAGCGAAGGAGCATTGCGGAAAAGCCAAGAGGACGGGATGGCATTATCCATTGCCGATTGCGAAGAAATACCTTTCCCGAATGGGAAAGGTCAGGTGTGGGGAAGGATCGTTGGTTTCCTCTGTGACCTCGGTGACCTCTGTGGTGAATCCGCTTTGGGAATCTGGAGTGGCAACATCCAGGTACGCATTAACCGGAAGATCCGAAAATTGAAGATTGAGAGAAAACTATGATCAGAGCAATTGTTGCGGGCGCTTTCGGCCGCATGGGTACAGCCGTCATCGGCTTCATCGACTCCACCCCCGGGATCGAACTGGCCGGAGCCCTTGAGCGGGAAGGCCACCCTCAACTGGGACAGGCCCTTGTTCGACGGGGAGGTTCCGAAGCTCCGCCCGTACGAGTCACCTCGCGGTTCGAGGATCTGCCGGATGACGTGGATGTCCTCATCGATTTCACGACCCCGGAAGCCACCCTGAGGAACCTCGAAACGTGCGCCGAGGCGGGGATTTGCGCTGTCATCGGCACCACTGGCCTTAACGGAGAGCAGAAGGAAGCACTGGCCATTTTTGCCGGACGCACCCCCACTGTTTTCGCGCCCAACATGAGCGTCGGGGTTAACCTGCTCTTTCAGCTGGCTGCCACCGCGGCGGCAGCCCTGGGAGATGATTACGACGTTGAGATCATCGAAGCACACCATCGGATGAAAAAGGACGCTCCCAGCGGTACGGCCCTTCGCCTGGCGGAGATCGTGGCCGAAGCCCTGGGAAGGGATCTGGAGAAACAGGCTGTTTACGCGAGACATGGAATGATCGGGGAAAGGACCGTGGAGGAGATCGGCATCCAGACCGTTCGAGCCGGGGACATCGTCGGGGAGCACACACTGCTCCTGGCCGGGACGGGGGAGAGGATCGAACTGACCCACCGCGCCCACAGCCGGGACAACTTTGCCCGCGGTGCCGTACGCGCCGCCCTGTGGGTGGCGGACCGGGCACCAGGACTATATTCCATGGCGGACGTTCTGGGCCTGAAATGACAGGCCCAGGTATGGATGTATGGAGGTATGGGAGTAACGGAGTAATGTGACAGGGACAGTCTAGGATTCATTCTCCCATACCCCCTCACCCCCAGACCCCCACACCAGGCAAGTAATAGACTACCAGGAGGAACACGTTGAAAATTGAACAGGCCGATCGCTTAAAGAGCCTCCCCCCGTACCTCTTCGCCGAACTGGACCGGATGAAGGCCGAGGTGGCTGCCAGGGGGATCGACATCATCAGTCTCGGTGTCGGAGATCCGGACCTTCCGACCCCGGCCCACATCATCGACAGGCTCAAAAGGGCGGTGGACAACCCCGTACACCACCGGTATCCGAGCTACGAGGGGATGCTTTCCTTTCGCCAGGCGGTAGCCGGGTGGTATGCGAGCCGTTTCAACGTTACCCTCGATCCAGCCACGGAGGTGGTTTCCCTCATCGGATCCAAGGAAGGGATCGCACACACACCTCTGGCCTTCGTGAACCCGGGAGACGTGGTCCTGTGCCCGGATCCCGGTTATCCTGTTTACAGCATCGGGACCCTTTTCGCCGGCGGCGAGGCCCACATCATGCCCCTTCTGGAGAAGAACTCGTTCCTGCCCGAGTTCGACGCCATCCCCGCCGATGTCCTGGAGCGGGCGAAACTCATGTTCCTGAACTATCCGAACAACCCCACCTCCGCCGTGGCCGGTCGTGATTTTTACGAAATGGCGATCGCCTTCGCCAGGCAGCACAACATCCTGATCTGCCACGATGCCGCCTACACCGAAGTATACTATGACGATCAGGCTCCCATGAGCTTTCTCGAACTTGACGGCGCGGCCGAGGTCGGCATCGAGTTCCATTCCCTCTCCAAAACGTACAACATGACGGGGTGGCGCATCGGGTGGGTGTGCGGCAATGCCGACGCCGTAGCCGCCATCGGACGGATCAAGACCAACATCGATTCGGGTATCTTCCAGGCTGTCCAGGAGGCCGGGATCGAGGCCCTGCAGGCCGATCAGGGGCCTGTCGCCGAACTGCGGAAAGTTTACCAGTCGAGGCGGGACCTGGCCTGCGAGATGCTTTCAGAAGCCGGCTTTTCCTTCCAGGTGCCCAAAGCCTCCTTCTACATGTGGGTGAAAACACCAGGAGGCCTGTCCTCGGCCGAATTCGTCGGACGGATCCTGAGGGAGACAGGTGTCGCGCTCACTCCCGGCAATGGATTCGGAAAGCACGGTGAAGGCTACTTCCGCATTTCCCTCACCGTGGACGAGGACAGGCTGGCGGAGGCGCTCCTCCGCGTCAAGAACGTCGATTGGTAACGGCAGGGATGTGATAACGGCATGGATCGGCCTGGGCAGCAATGCCGGGGACAGAATGCTGTTCATGTCCAGGGCCGTGGAGGGGCTGTCGTCTCTGGAGACAACAAGGGTGACGGACCTCTCCTCCCTGTACGAAACCGCCCCCGTCGAGGTCGGGGGGGGATTGTTCATCAACGCTGTCGCCAGGATCGAGACCGCGTTGACAGCCGGAGAACTTCTCAAGGCGGTCCTCCGGCTGGAAAAGGAGCTCGGCAGGGAGCGGACGCCTGGAAAGGCAGAGCCGAGGGTCATGGACCTTGACCTCCTGCTTTTTGGTGACGAGCGGATGGAAGAACCGGATCTGATCCTCCCCCACCCGCGTATGACCGGCAGAAGGTTCGTCATG
It includes:
- the dapA gene encoding 4-hydroxy-tetrahydrodipicolinate synthase; the encoded protein is MFKGAFTALVTPFRNGRIDTDALRAHVDRQIEGGIDGLVPCGTTGEASTLSHDEHVEVVRIVVEHTGGRVPVIAGSGSNSTSEALELTRRVKDVGANGALMITPYYNKPTQDGLVAHFTTVAKGVDIPIILYNVPGRTGINMLPETVGRLSAVPNIIGLKDAAADLKQTSYTRRVVPDEFIILSGEDALVYPLLAVGGNGVISVVSNIVPGDMAALCRLFQDGDMTGAAGLHHQLLPLCDAMFVETNPIPVKGALAMMGHIENELRLPLVPLTENGAVKVRKALSNYGLL
- the dapB gene encoding 4-hydroxy-tetrahydrodipicolinate reductase codes for the protein MIRAIVAGAFGRMGTAVIGFIDSTPGIELAGALEREGHPQLGQALVRRGGSEAPPVRVTSRFEDLPDDVDVLIDFTTPEATLRNLETCAEAGICAVIGTTGLNGEQKEALAIFAGRTPTVFAPNMSVGVNLLFQLAATAAAALGDDYDVEIIEAHHRMKKDAPSGTALRLAEIVAEALGRDLEKQAVYARHGMIGERTVEEIGIQTVRAGDIVGEHTLLLAGTGERIELTHRAHSRDNFARGAVRAALWVADRAPGLYSMADVLGLK
- a CDS encoding LL-diaminopimelate aminotransferase, whose protein sequence is MKIEQADRLKSLPPYLFAELDRMKAEVAARGIDIISLGVGDPDLPTPAHIIDRLKRAVDNPVHHRYPSYEGMLSFRQAVAGWYASRFNVTLDPATEVVSLIGSKEGIAHTPLAFVNPGDVVLCPDPGYPVYSIGTLFAGGEAHIMPLLEKNSFLPEFDAIPADVLERAKLMFLNYPNNPTSAVAGRDFYEMAIAFARQHNILICHDAAYTEVYYDDQAPMSFLELDGAAEVGIEFHSLSKTYNMTGWRIGWVCGNADAVAAIGRIKTNIDSGIFQAVQEAGIEALQADQGPVAELRKVYQSRRDLACEMLSEAGFSFQVPKASFYMWVKTPGGLSSAEFVGRILRETGVALTPGNGFGKHGEGYFRISLTVDEDRLAEALLRVKNVDW
- the folK gene encoding 2-amino-4-hydroxy-6-hydroxymethyldihydropteridine diphosphokinase, with protein sequence MITAWIGLGSNAGDRMLFMSRAVEGLSSLETTRVTDLSSLYETAPVEVGGGLFINAVARIETALTAGELLKAVLRLEKELGRERTPGKAEPRVMDLDLLLFGDERMEEPDLILPHPRMTGRRFVMVPLAELEGSLPIPGTGRTAAQIAAGLERSAREQAVKRLGTLEALTSGKPVLGLDQPSPKKL